The genomic window ACTACTTTAAAGTAAATAGTTTAACATTTATGAAAAGAACCTACTTGCTTTCTTGCCGAGTTAAATGGCTGAATGGTAAAAGCGAACAAATAGCACACAGTGAGCCTGAGACTCAGTTAAAACTCACCAATTAATCCAAAAACCAGAGTGTAAAACTGTCACAGAATTTTATGCCAAGTGCTGGACTGTGTCTTGGATTGCTGTAATTTTTTACTTGGCAACTAGCAGAGAAAGTTGGAAATTACTAAGTAAAAATAGCTGGGCACTAAAAACCCACACTGATTAAGAAATAACTTAAGGCTGAGCCTCATATATCTGCTGGTAGATTTGGTCAATTTTTCACTCATTACCTGACTCAATGCTAAACGAGCTGTTGGTGGTATTGATTCACATACACATAAGCATGGCATTTAACTCCATGTAGGTGTTTATACAAAGTGCTAAACTAGAACATTACTTTAGTTGGTGTAAGAGAACAGGATGCTGAGGATAAAGTTATGTGGAAGCAAATGATACGCTGGGGCGACCCCTGACGGAAACACCGTAGAAGATTATAAAAGGTACACGAAATTATATAAGACCTACAGAAACAGCAAGGCATCATCACTACAGAAATCCAGTCAAGGtgattttatataaaaacagtttattGATTTATCAACAACTGTACAATCCTTATGGATGATGAAGTGTATGCTACGCAGCCTAACTTGCGTTTATGCCGAGACCATTCCTGTCTATGAGAAGATTGCAGTGGAATATTATGAAATGCTGAAGAAAGCAAAAAGTATACCCAAAATGTCAAACGTGGTAATGGCTTTGCCTGCCATCTTTATGAATAACTGTGCTTCTCAGTCACAGGCATCAAACTACAGAGGCAATAATTAATGCTTATAGACTGATGACTAAACTTTGCGGAGTGGAGCCATGAATTTCCGCACAATAGTTGAGTCAGACTGAGCTCAAGTCACAGCGACTTCTCCATGAAACCCATCAGTCATCCAGTTGATAGTTATCCATTATGGTGTTGTAGAAAGCAGCCAGTGTTCAGCGATAGGTCTTCATTTCAAAGAAGAATTTCTGCTGACCAGGACCAAAGGGTAAACATAACTGGAAACTAtgattttctccttcttccagTTTGAAAAGGCGACTTTCCAGAATTCTCTACTGCTAAAATCCATGGGACAAATGTCTGTGTTACAGCAAATAGCGAAGAAAAAAAAGCGTTgtcagggaggaaaaaaaaaaaaaaatccaaattagATTTCCGAAAAGGTCATTCTGGACAAcgaacatgaaaaaaaaagccaaggagggaaaaaactgAAATAGAATATCCTCTTACAAAGTCCTAATCTAATTTCCATCCCCAGAGGGGACAGAAAATCACGGAGAGAACAAGAAAGGACCATCACAAGCGTAACTGGACACCAAAATATAAATCTATAAAAGGCCTTTTATTACTCCATTATGTACACTTTTCACAGGACCTCCAAGGAGAAGCTCCAAAACGAAGCGCTGCTTCTTGTTGTGTCATGGAACTTTATCTCCACATTAAAAAGGAcgaataaaaaagaaatttccaacaaacaaaaaaaacagcaagacaTTATTTTCTTCTTAGTGCCTTAGAAAACTGCACTCGCTGTACAAGTGTTAATTGTATGAGGGAGGAAGGACAGAGCCGAAGAACACAGCATCCAGGGACTCAACAGCACCGCTGTCCATGTCAGTCTGGCACTGCCAAACTTCCTGCCCATCCACCCCGGGGCTGCAGGCAACATCCATGCTGTCTGTGTGAGGGAAGGTAGATGGAGGAAGAGTCTACGGTTCCTGAGCATGAACATGCTCCAATCCTAATAGATCACTTCATATACAGTGGCCTTCTTGTCACCAGAGCCTGTCACAATGTACTTGTCGTCCGTTGAGATGTCACAGCTCAGGACAGATGAGGATTCCTTGGACTGtttagaggaaagaaaaaaacatagaaaCGTTTAAGTTGTGGAGGAAGTTAATGAACTCGCCTTCATTTAAAGTAAGGTGGAGAAGATTAGCTGACTACAGAACAAGATTAGATTGCAGTGACATCAAATTCTGGCCTGACAGCCCTCAAAAAGACTTCTTTGTCAGGTCAATAATTCAGGTTCAGTTTTCACTGATAGGATAGTCCTGTCAGACAGCGGTCGCTGTGCCCTTCCTCTTAGAGACAACTTTTGGCctggctgcagacacagtgtATTGATCTGAATACCTGGAATATGCTGGCGCCATATGGAGTCCTCCAAGCATTCAACAGATTGTCCTTCCCCGTGCTTACGAACCATTTACctacaaagaaaacaatagTGCTGTCAAGACATAAAGCAGTAGGAGAAAATACCCACAAATAAAGAGTTAGAACATCTGTAACCTTGAGACAAACAATAGGCGGTAAAAAGGGCACTGCGGTTTTAGCAGTAAATAAAATAGGGCAGGCAAAGGCCCTCTGTGCAGTTCAGTAGAGTCAGcatctctttttgtgtgttggtTCATACCACAGTAGGCGAACTTGAGGGAGAGGACACAGCTCTCGTGCAGGTGGAGCTGATACTTGTCAGGCTTTGAATGGTGAAGCACCTCCACATTGCTGCTCTCCATACCAACAGCCAGCCATTCTCCAGTTGGACAGTAACCCAAGGAGAAGATCTGCTCATGGGGCAGAACAAGAATTAGTGACAGGGCTAAAAGGTAAGCAGCATTTACAGCAGGCCTGTgattgtgtatatgtgtgacaGGACTGTACCTGTGAAGTGAagtcatgctgctgcagctgccgaCCCTCCCTCAAATCCCAGGAGCGAACGGTGTTATCAAGACCACCTGTCCACAGCTTAGTACCATCATGGGATATGTCAATACAGCTAGCACCATCTGTATGACCCTGGAACTGCCTACAATCAAAGTCAAAGGCCATACAAACAATTATTGACATACCCTTTTAACAGGGACTCACACAAGAGCAATTCTGTTGTGGGGCCAAAGCCCACACACTGTGTATAATTTTTCCCCCACCTAACGAGTGTCTGGTTGTGCAAGTCCCAAACGGCAATGTTTCCATcactgcagcaggagaagcagacTTTGGCGTCGGGGCTTATAGCCAAGGCGTAGCACGCTGGGGCTGAGGAGGTGAGCTCAGCTTTGATGCGGGGTGTCTGAGAGGCCAGATCCCAGATGGTCAATGTGCTGGCCTCCCCTCCAACAATCAATGTGCGACCATCAGGCAGCAGCTTACAGGAGCGGATGTAGTTTTCCCTGTTCTGTTGCACAGAGGACAAAGTGAATCAATACATGGTCAGGGCAGTGGAGCCAGAGAGAGATTATCAAACAATTCGTACGAAAACAGAATGAAAATCCTGTTGTCATATTAAACAACCCAGAGGGTTTCCCCAAACCTTATCTGAACCAAGCAGCAAAATTTTAAGCTTGGTGCATTTACATATTTAATAGAGGATGTTTACAATTAAAGTTAACTATGAAtaatcagtaaaaaaaagaactctCTTCTATTTTATACAAATTCACAGTAAAATCATCAGCTGCTTTCTGTATCAGTGCATTTGATGTGAAACTGTCAGTGTGAAGTGGCCCTCACATAACAAAGGATAATCCCATTGTTTATGGAATGAGGCAAGAGAATCATATCTTTTGAAAGTATAAAAATTAGCAGAGGTCCTCACCAAACAGTCCAGTTGGGACACAGGGCTCTTGCTGCCAGGTTGGCTGATGTCCCAGATTTTGACACAGCCTTTGCCACCAGTGTAGACATGACGTGTGGGGTTGCTAATGGTAACTGCACACACCACCTCACCATGGCTCAGTGTGTTGATCTGACGGGCATGACGTGGAATTCCGGGGCCAATCAGGGCATCCGGTGGGAAGGGAACAGGTTGCATTTGGCCATCGGCACTGACGTGGAAGGAGTACGCTCTGAAGGAGAAGACAGACCAGTTAGTGTTTGATAGCACTGCTGTTGTTAAAAGATGAATGCCAACACATCTGGTGACACACTCACGGTTTGCCGCCAGAAATGGATGTGAGGCTTGCTGGAAGGCCGGGAGCTCTCATGTGGGTGTGTGGATCAAAACCCTAAAAGATGGCAAGATGGAGAGGTTTGAGTAACAAATCCCTTACTGACCTATGATCACAGCAAAATCTCACATGAAACTATGTGCACTGCTCTTAGATGATACCAAATACAGCTACATAAAAATTGGTTACCATGGGGGAGCGTCCataggctgcagctgctgcagcactcaTCTGGGGGGAGATGTGTAGACCAGCATACACCCCAGGACTAGTCAGGCCTCCATTCATTTCATGATGGCCCATCATGGCAAATGGGGTGGGATAGGAGCCTGCGATGGACAGAGGGGTACGCAAAGCTGgggctgctgcagacaaaaGCAGAAGACGGATATCAGTCTGTGACTAAATTGTGAGTTGtggaaaaacatttattttttttattttttaaatgatgatggtgatTTCAGTTCctagagaagagagaaaatggTACCAACCGAGAGCTTCCATGCCTGGTGGTTTGCCCAGGATGGGTCTGAGCCCAGGAGTGGAGCTGGTGCCAGGAGTAGGGGCATCGTtgcggggggtgggggtgttggaTTTGAGACCAGGCGTAGAGGATTTGTCATTCTGTCAGGGGAAGGAGAGAGCAAGCACATTCACAATCCCAGAAAGCAGGCACTGTGCAGACTGACAATTTGAGAGCAAACTGAACTTAATCCAATCTAATTCTGACAACCCTCATAGTCCTGCAGAGCCATAAACTGCTATTTATTCTAAAACCTATTATGGTCACAATGGAGATGGGGCCGTTTTTATCCCCTTACTGCTCTGGCTTTAATCTTTTAGTGaggcagaggggaaaaaaccTGGAATAGTTAAATACATTGCGCTATTAACAGAGACGACCTGACTGATCCTGATGCAGGACAATATTATCCCTGACGTTTAGTCATGCACTTAAAGCACTGACAGCCATTCCTAATCCACTGCAGAAAACGTCCTAGATCTATTTGCACACATCCCTTTGCTCTGTCTGCAATTCTCATTTAAAACCCTTTCTGTCCTAGTTTGTCCACAGTTCCCTTGATGACTTACGTGACTGAGCTCCTTGGCCTTTGAGGACGGGGTGCTTCCAGAGGACGCCACTGATGCAGGGCTGTTGGGAGTGTCCTTCTTTGGAGGGCGGGGTTTATCAATGCCATTTTCAGGTGGTGAGTGGGCTGGACTTGCACGTGGAGTGGCAGGATCCTGGAGAAATAAAGCAACACATTTAGATATTTCCACAACATCTTAGCACATGtcataatatatttatacattattaACTATCCTGCTCACCTCATTTGACACATCTACCACCAAGTCATCGCTCTTCTCCCCATCACTGTCCTGTTGGGACAATTAGCAAATCAGTCAACAAAGACACATTTGAAACACACCTCTGAAAACCAGGGGACCTTTGGAGCAGTTACTTTTTAGGaaataatcatatttgtctTCTTGCTGAGTTTTGGATGCGCCAGGAGCCAGGAGCAGTAACTTCCTGGAGTCTTGTTGTCACTGTaaggttgccaggcaaccagtaGAGACTCCAGGAAGTAACTGTTCTCTAGCCAAAGACTGTCCTGCACAAAGTCCCAAGTGTATAGTTTTTCATATTTATTGGACAACATATAAAATGCTCCTTACATATCTACTCATactgtccttctcctccactTTGCGTTTCTTTGATTCCAAGCTGTAGTCTGAAGAGCTGCGATGCTTCTCACTGGCTGTGCGTAAGCTTTCTGAAGGGGATATGGAATTATTCTGCAAAGAGAAAACCCAAACACGCTTTATTACCATTTTGTCAGCGAGTCATTCATGCAATAGAAaatcacagagaacacacagtgccaaccaaaacaataaaaatgccTCATTCACACAATGATGGATACAGCAGACTCTTAAAATGCAGCTGTAGGGCCAGGTCCAAACAGTACCCTGACACCAGCCAAGCCCGATCTCACACACAAGCCTGTCCCTGGCCACACAACAGAATGGGCTGTTATCTGAACTGAAAGGAGGAGGGCTTGTTTTCTGAGCTGGGCTCCCTCCTCCTCATAACTGGACAACAAACAGCCTCACAGGGACATGAGCAGTGTGTTGTGGCTGAACAGAGGCCCTTTTCTCCCGAGTTAGTCAGGCTAagcgtgagagagagaaagacaggggaggagagactgagaaagaaagagagagagcgagcaacTATATGTTGTGGGCACTGGACATTGATTGCTGCATCGCGCCTGGGCACCATGTCAGCTGAGGCTTTGAGCTCAGATAAAGAAAGAGAATCTATATCTTGCCAGTGGGCATGGCAGCGTGGGACTGACTGGTGCTTCTTCATGAAGCCTGCCCACACAAGCTGGGACAGCTCACTTCAAACACCAACAGAACGCGAGACACTAGGCAGGTGTCCAGCAGCTTTCACAGGAGTTTGCCGTTTGTCTGTCAACTGCCAAGTTCTCCTGATTCCCTGTGTCCCTCATCTGAGGACCAAAGCAACAACATGGACTAACTCAGCGGCAACCCAGAGACGTGAACAATGGCTGATGGACTAGCAGTCTGGGCAAAGGGCCACTGTCTGCATAATGGCTGACCTTTAAAGAGATGCTTAGCGTGACTCATTAACCAAAGTCACCACTCTACTATCAGATGACCTGGGACGagagcacagaaacaaaacaggccgGCTAATCGCCCCAGGAGTTCCATTTCTTCAGACATGACTGCACCCATTCAGCTGGCTCAGCCTAAAGAAACACAATCTCACAGGCCCATCACAAGCCATCAGAGATCGCAGCATTTCAAATAAAACGCTTTAGCAGGTCCAGCCAGACGGggtggagaaaaagaaaacaaaacaactctaCATTTGTGTTCATAAATATTCATCACATGCCAAGGAGAAGAAAGAATGAGCTGGTAAACAAGGGAGACAGTAGAAGGGATCAAATAAATCCTTTAAGAAGGGGAAGTCCAACTCCCTTTTTTAATTGTGATGAAATTACAAGGCTTCTAATCTCTCCGGCATGATACCAGTCATTTCCCCTCTGGATTAAACACGCAGGATTTATATTCCAAAACCTCATTCTTTAATAATCATTCTATTGAAAACAGAATTGTCCATGAAATCAGCACTGTCATGCAGTCAAGAAGAGTCTTCTCTCTTTGACATCTGTAGCGATGAAAGAAATGAATTATGAAACTAACAAACCCAGAAACAAAAAGCAGTTTTGGACACTCACCGCATTCTCTGTATCGCAGACATCACAATGGCAGTCGAGGTGATGATGAAACCGAGTGGAGCaaggagaaaaacaagacaGTTAGCACATCATAACAGATGCTTCTGGCTGAACGTGTGAGAATCAACTGCAGGGCACAAGGCCCCTCTTATCACTGTGTATTGGAGCTGTTGAATAGCTTATACAGTCATGGGCTGGGAATGTACCAGCTCATTACCCAGACAGAATGTGAACAGACAGGATGTGCTCCTCACCTAAGGGCCCTACGTCTCTGCTCTAGAGAGTGAGAAGCACTCAACACTAAATTGGTTTTCGACTGTTTAACGTCTTTTCAATGGCATTAAAATTAATATACATTCCAATTCTTGAGGGATAAACTGCTTTGACAGTGAATGCCCAATTGGACAGCAATGTGCCTGAGTTCTCCTCACCTCTGTGCTCCAGATCGTGGTGGTTTTTCTCATCTTTCACTGGGAGGTGGGCTTGGCTGCCCAGAGCACCTAGTGCCAGCAGGCCTGATCCAGAGCCTGTCACAGGAGGGATGCCAGGTGGCTGCAGGCCTGATGGGTGAGGTGGCAGCTGGACTGGAGGCCCATGAGCAGCATGGGAAAGGTGCTGtgcctggagctgctgctgctgtaagttGACAGtgagatagacagacagacaccaaGTGGGTCGGAGGGAAAAGGCAAGGAGAAACCACACACTAAACATGAGGCTGATCAGCTAAACCCCAAACGATATTAGCACATTCACACATCTATTACTGTCAGGAACTCCTCAGTGTCGTTTCCATACCAGGCCAGGGTGACATAAGCCCTAGATCTGTACTGAGGAGAGTCGATGTTATGACTAACAATCTTCTCAGCATGCCAAATTTAGGAGGCCTTTAATCACTCAGGGTTAGTAGTGCAGATTGAATAGAAGCAAAATATTTGATTTCAGAAAACAGCAAAGCTGTAAACGGAGACATTTGTTTCACTTAAGCTGCTGCATGTTATACTGCTGCACCACAAGCTGTTGTGCCATCAGTGAGTTGAGCATTCGTCTTACAGAACATAAAGCTGTATGGGAATCTGTCAGCCTGTGGGCTAAACAACTCTGCTTTTTAAACACTTCAAAAACACAACCCGTGTCTGTTTACTACTCTCATATTCATGTTCTTGGACTGACAGAACATGAATCATTTGCACACCCAAACTTTAAGAGACTGAGGGAACGCTAAGTGCCAGGAGTTGGCACTCCTTCCCTCCCACTCTAAGCCTTGGAGTGTGTTTTTGAGTGTGCGTCTGGAAGGCTGCTCTGGGAGCCAGGACCAGGGGTCCCATGCTGGCACTCAGTCAACCCTCCAATATTCACCATCAATATTTGAAAGGCACAGGGAAATGGATGGGAGTTAAAAGGCACTCAGCATGGAAGTAAGCAGTTTAAAGCAAGGTTAAATAATACTTAGCTGAGACaccaataaaaacatcagcaatTTATTACCCGTCTACGAGCCAGCTGAATAATTCAGCAGCTGCTACAGCATGCACCTCTCTGTTTTACAAGACGGACTTCAATCAATGGCCATTTGTGGCCATTCCAGGAATATTAGGCCAGGGGGGGACAACACATTGAACAAGGTGCTGGCAGGCCAAACACATagttaaaaatacataaagcaGGAACTTGCTTTcaaattcagtttttaaaaaacaaaaatagtcTCAGCAATACAGAGTGCATTTACTCTGAAAACATGTCCTGCTACTAGATTGCaaaatagaaatgtttttaaCTTGCAAACCTGTCCTTTGCTCCATGAGCAGATGTCAATCCAATTACAAAATGTATCcaggacaaagagaaagagagtgagagagcacaggGAGTCCAAGAGAGAGCGAGTGTGTTATTATATTGTGTCCATGAGGAGAATTAAGGAGCCAGTTCATTGGCAGGGGAGAGCCATCCTTGCTCTTTGTGTTTAATGAGGCACTGATGGGTAATAAGCATGGTTGATCAGCAAGAGCCCTCATTAGAGGTCCATAAATGaagacaataataaataaagaaaagaggCGTCTGGCCTATTTCCTCTAATTTAATATTCCAAGATAAAGACCTACTCTTTGCCCCCTTTTCCCCTCAGACGGAGTGTagctacacagaaaaaaaacaaatgggcAAAACTTTGATTAAAATATATTACAGCAGCCCCGGGTGTACTAATAAACTAACTATAGTGAAATTCGTAGCACTTGGCTGCCATGCAACATGCACAAGCCCTTCAAACCCAGGCGTGTGCACACACTCCTAAGTCCACAGCACAAGCAGATATTTGTGGATCACACTGACCATGAGAGCAGGGTAGGAagcttgctgctgctgaaacGGAGGACAGGCGGATGTAACTACAGATGTCTGCTCTACATGCTGTATTACAGTCAGAAATGTCTTTCCtcatttgttttaaaacaaagagATTATCTGGTTGGCTGCTCAGAAGCAAACAGAGCTCATCTGACCTGCTTCTTGTTgatttttgtgcattttctgATCAGACAGGAAGCACCTCCACTAGTTACTGTAGGTTTGTCTCAACGCTAGCAGCTGCCCTAGTTGCATTCTATTAATGGCCCTCAGCTCCATCAATAAGACATGCAGCTGGCTCCTAGTTGTTGCCCGTCTGCCTGGCACGC from Parambassis ranga chromosome 19, fParRan2.1, whole genome shotgun sequence includes these protein-coding regions:
- the tle3a gene encoding transducin-like enhancer protein 3-A isoform X9 → MYPQGRHPAPHQPGQPGFKFTVAESCDRIKDEFQFLQAQYHSLKVEYDKLANEKTEMQRHYVMYYEMSYGLNIEMHKQTEIAKRLNAILAQIMPFLSQEHQQQVAQAVERAKQVTMTELNAIIGVRGLPNLPLTQQQLQAQHLSHAAHGPPVQLPPHPSGLQPPGIPPVTGSGSGLLALGALGSQAHLPVKDEKNHHDLEHRENANNSISPSESLRTASEKHRSSSDYSLESKKRKVEEKDSMSRYDSDGEKSDDLVVDVSNEDPATPRASPAHSPPENGIDKPRPPKKDTPNSPASVASSGSTPSSKAKELSHNDKSSTPGLKSNTPTPRNDAPTPGTSSTPGLRPILGKPPGMEALAPALRTPLSIAGSYPTPFAMMGHHEMNGGLTSPGVYAGLHISPQMSAAAAAAYGRSPMGFDPHTHMRAPGLPASLTSISGGKPAYSFHVSADGQMQPVPFPPDALIGPGIPRHARQINTLSHGEVVCAVTISNPTRHVYTGGKGCVKIWDISQPGSKSPVSQLDCLNRENYIRSCKLLPDGRTLIVGGEASTLTIWDLASQTPRIKAELTSSAPACYALAISPDAKVCFSCCSDGNIAVWDLHNQTLVRQFQGHTDGASCIDISHDGTKLWTGGLDNTVRSWDLREGRQLQQHDFTSQIFSLGYCPTGEWLAVGMESSNVEVLHHSKPDKYQLHLHESCVLSLKFAYCGKWFVSTGKDNLLNAWRTPYGASIFQSKESSSVLSCDISTDDKYIVTGSGDKKATVYEVIY
- the tle3a gene encoding transducin-like enhancer protein 3-A isoform X2, coding for MYPQGRHPAPHQPGQPGFKFTVAESCDRIKDEFQFLQAQYHSLKVEYDKLANEKTEMQRHYVMYYEMSYGLNIEMHKQTEIAKRLNAILAQIMPFLSQEHQQQVAQAVERAKQVTMTELNAIIGVRGLPNLPLTQQASYPALMQQQLQAQHLSHAAHGPPVQLPPHPSGLQPPGIPPVTGSGSGLLALGALGSQAHLPVKDEKNHHDLEHRENANNSISPSESLRTASEKHRSSSDYSLESKKRKVEEKDSMSRYDSDGEKSDDLVVDVSNEDPATPRASPAHSPPENGIDKPRPPKKDTPNSPASVASSGSTPSSKAKELSHNDKSSTPGLKSNTPTPRNDAPTPGTSSTPGLRPILGKPPGMEALAAPALRTPLSIAGSYPTPFAMMGHHEMNGGLTSPGVYAGLHISPQMSAAAAAAYGRSPMGFDPHTHMRAPGLPASLTSISGGKPAYSFHVSADGQMQPVPFPPDALIGPGIPRHARQINTLSHGEVVCAVTISNPTRHVYTGGKGCVKIWDISQPGSKSPVSQLDCLNRENYIRSCKLLPDGRTLIVGGEASTLTIWDLASQTPRIKAELTSSAPACYALAISPDAKVCFSCCSDGNIAVWDLHNQTLVRQFQGHTDGASCIDISHDGTKLWTGGLDNTVRSWDLREGRQLQQHDFTSQIFSLGYCPTGEWLAVGMESSNVEVLHHSKPDKYQLHLHESCVLSLKFAYCGKWFVSTGKDNLLNAWRTPYGASIFQSKESSSVLSCDISTDDKYIVTGSGDKKATVYEVIY
- the tle3a gene encoding transducin-like enhancer protein 3-A isoform X8: MYPQGRHPAPHQPGQPGFKFTVAESCDRIKDEFQFLQAQYHSLKVEYDKLANEKTEMQRHYVMYYEMSYGLNIEMHKQTEIAKRLNAILAQIMPFLSQEHQQQVAQAVERAKQVTMTELNAIIGQQQLQAQHLSHAAHGPPVQLPPHPSGLQPPGIPPVTGSGSGLLALGALGSQAHLPVKDEKNHHDLEHRENANNSISPSESLRTASEKHRSSSDYSLESKKRKVEEKDSMSRYDSDGEKSDDLVVDVSNEDPATPRASPAHSPPENGIDKPRPPKKDTPNSPASVASSGSTPSSKAKELSHNDKSSTPGLKSNTPTPRNDAPTPGTSSTPGLRPILGKPPGMEALAPALRTPLSIAGSYPTPFAMMGHHEMNGGLTSPGVYAGLHISPQMSAAAAAAYGRSPMGFDPHTHMRAPGLPASLTSISGGKPAYSFHVSADGQMQPVPFPPDALIGPGIPRHARQINTLSHGEVVCAVTISNPTRHVYTGGKGCVKIWDISQPGSKSPVSQLDCLNRENYIRSCKLLPDGRTLIVGGEASTLTIWDLASQTPRIKAELTSSAPACYALAISPDAKVCFSCCSDGNIAVWDLHNQTLVRQFQGHTDGASCIDISHDGTKLWTGGLDNTVRSWDLREGRQLQQHDFTSQIFSLGYCPTGEWLAVGMESSNVEVLHHSKPDKYQLHLHESCVLSLKFAYCGKWFVSTGKDNLLNAWRTPYGASIFQSKESSSVLSCDISTDDKYIVTGSGDKKATVYEVIY
- the tle3a gene encoding transducin-like enhancer protein 3-A isoform X3, with the protein product MYPQGRHPAPHQPGQPGFKFTVAESCDRIKDEFQFLQAQYHSLKVEYDKLANEKTEMQRHYVMYYEMSYGLNIEMHKQTEIAKRLNAILAQIMPFLSQEHQQQVAQAVERAKQVTMTELNAIIGVRGLPNLPLTQQQASYPALMQQQLQAQHLSHAAHGPPVQLPPHPSGLQPPGIPPVTGSGSGLLALGALGSQAHLPVKDEKNHHDLEHRENANNSISPSESLRTASEKHRSSSDYSLESKKRKVEEKDSMSRYDSDGEKSDDLVVDVSNEDPATPRASPAHSPPENGIDKPRPPKKDTPNSPASVASSGSTPSSKAKELSHNDKSSTPGLKSNTPTPRNDAPTPGTSSTPGLRPILGKPPGMEALAPALRTPLSIAGSYPTPFAMMGHHEMNGGLTSPGVYAGLHISPQMSAAAAAAYGRSPMGFDPHTHMRAPGLPASLTSISGGKPAYSFHVSADGQMQPVPFPPDALIGPGIPRHARQINTLSHGEVVCAVTISNPTRHVYTGGKGCVKIWDISQPGSKSPVSQLDCLNRENYIRSCKLLPDGRTLIVGGEASTLTIWDLASQTPRIKAELTSSAPACYALAISPDAKVCFSCCSDGNIAVWDLHNQTLVRQFQGHTDGASCIDISHDGTKLWTGGLDNTVRSWDLREGRQLQQHDFTSQIFSLGYCPTGEWLAVGMESSNVEVLHHSKPDKYQLHLHESCVLSLKFAYCGKWFVSTGKDNLLNAWRTPYGASIFQSKESSSVLSCDISTDDKYIVTGSGDKKATVYEVIY
- the tle3a gene encoding transducin-like enhancer protein 3-A isoform X6, with protein sequence MYPQGRHPAPHQPGQPGFKFTVAESCDRIKDEFQFLQAQYHSLKVEYDKLANEKTEMQRHYVMYYEMSYGLNIEMHKQTEIAKRLNAILAQIMPFLSQEHQQQVAQAVERAKQVTMTELNAIIGQQASYPALMQQQLQAQHLSHAAHGPPVQLPPHPSGLQPPGIPPVTGSGSGLLALGALGSQAHLPVKDEKNHHDLEHRENANNSISPSESLRTASEKHRSSSDYSLESKKRKVEEKDSMSRYDSDGEKSDDLVVDVSNEDPATPRASPAHSPPENGIDKPRPPKKDTPNSPASVASSGSTPSSKAKELSHNDKSSTPGLKSNTPTPRNDAPTPGTSSTPGLRPILGKPPGMEALAAPALRTPLSIAGSYPTPFAMMGHHEMNGGLTSPGVYAGLHISPQMSAAAAAAYGRSPMGFDPHTHMRAPGLPASLTSISGGKPAYSFHVSADGQMQPVPFPPDALIGPGIPRHARQINTLSHGEVVCAVTISNPTRHVYTGGKGCVKIWDISQPGSKSPVSQLDCLNRENYIRSCKLLPDGRTLIVGGEASTLTIWDLASQTPRIKAELTSSAPACYALAISPDAKVCFSCCSDGNIAVWDLHNQTLVRQFQGHTDGASCIDISHDGTKLWTGGLDNTVRSWDLREGRQLQQHDFTSQIFSLGYCPTGEWLAVGMESSNVEVLHHSKPDKYQLHLHESCVLSLKFAYCGKWFVSTGKDNLLNAWRTPYGASIFQSKESSSVLSCDISTDDKYIVTGSGDKKATVYEVIY
- the tle3a gene encoding transducin-like enhancer protein 3-A isoform X5 → MYPQGRHPAPHQPGQPGFKFTVAESCDRIKDEFQFLQAQYHSLKVEYDKLANEKTEMQRHYVMYYEMSYGLNIEMHKQTEIAKRLNAILAQIMPFLSQEHQQQVAQAVERAKQVTMTELNAIIGQQQASYPALMQQQLQAQHLSHAAHGPPVQLPPHPSGLQPPGIPPVTGSGSGLLALGALGSQAHLPVKDEKNHHDLEHRENANNSISPSESLRTASEKHRSSSDYSLESKKRKVEEKDSMSRYDSDGEKSDDLVVDVSNEDPATPRASPAHSPPENGIDKPRPPKKDTPNSPASVASSGSTPSSKAKELSHNDKSSTPGLKSNTPTPRNDAPTPGTSSTPGLRPILGKPPGMEALAAPALRTPLSIAGSYPTPFAMMGHHEMNGGLTSPGVYAGLHISPQMSAAAAAAYGRSPMGFDPHTHMRAPGLPASLTSISGGKPAYSFHVSADGQMQPVPFPPDALIGPGIPRHARQINTLSHGEVVCAVTISNPTRHVYTGGKGCVKIWDISQPGSKSPVSQLDCLNRENYIRSCKLLPDGRTLIVGGEASTLTIWDLASQTPRIKAELTSSAPACYALAISPDAKVCFSCCSDGNIAVWDLHNQTLVRQFQGHTDGASCIDISHDGTKLWTGGLDNTVRSWDLREGRQLQQHDFTSQIFSLGYCPTGEWLAVGMESSNVEVLHHSKPDKYQLHLHESCVLSLKFAYCGKWFVSTGKDNLLNAWRTPYGASIFQSKESSSVLSCDISTDDKYIVTGSGDKKATVYEVIY